One stretch of Flavobacterium sp. 9 DNA includes these proteins:
- a CDS encoding beta-1,3-glucanase family protein gives MRNFKLQKNIFAALLLALLFNFSYAQGPIPFTISNTSTFSDSELYVAIVGIDYNTGNHVWVNAKTSQVLPMSSSYNTVTGPTIGGNTGPGQNSKYANCFTKLSEIPNKTFTLPQIAGCRVFIAKGQQLYFYFFGASGAPSGYTSPNPLNATDPNQGILYEIIELTNNQYGFFGNPSRVDSYKYPMGLELFGANGYQKRVGELKKHADIVAAFKANVPAEFQGCVNDATGEITAPSKTPAFADGTGGTSVGPQANYLKSYIDAIWNKYKNEDLIFYAGDAGVFKGRVNGEQLEMVGQSGGFVGRTGRVQNRPSTQEALEGKGVLDRRLVDGDLDLVIQAQLTAAINRHVVNTTTPNPGQQNWYDASKFYQVNPTNHYSKFWHLPGISVDNLAYGFAYDDVADQSPSLHSPQPTKVIASFGGYAGTVPSVPATTDVITVYKDCNYTGFSGGLTIGDYNLARLNTLGVLNDDISSLKITQGFQAILYQDDNFTGASTVINSDNACLNTTWNDKVTSIRILANGTTTLGNQTFFLQNRNSNLYMDVWGASLTNGAAINQGALNSGNNQKFTLTHLGDGLYKIIANHSGQSLDVNNFNKANGAHVEQYPYNATTNQQFVLVSTGDGFYKIVARHSGRIVEVAGASTASGAVVQQWDNNNQTCGQWKLVPATSSQTSVLIQAEDYSAMSGIQVEATTDTGGGSNVGYTETGDWLAYNSINFPTTGSYLIEYRVASAVAGGRLSSDLNGGTIVLGSVDIPNTGGWQNWQTVSQTVNVNAGTYNFGIYIQNTGMNINWIKITKTGSSAKVASAAIEEETVETDLNVYPSPVENTLFVSTNVIGGNFSIVDSQTGNIVSKQKLSNNSIDVSHLRRGVYLVVFEKDGTKTIKRFIKK, from the coding sequence ATGAGAAATTTTAAATTACAAAAAAACATTTTTGCGGCATTGCTGTTGGCATTGCTATTTAATTTTAGTTATGCCCAAGGGCCAATACCGTTTACGATTAGCAATACTTCAACATTTAGCGACAGCGAATTGTATGTTGCCATCGTTGGTATTGATTATAATACAGGAAATCACGTTTGGGTCAATGCCAAAACAAGTCAGGTTTTGCCAATGAGTTCGTCTTATAATACGGTTACAGGACCAACGATTGGTGGAAATACCGGACCTGGACAAAACTCAAAATATGCCAATTGTTTTACCAAATTAAGCGAAATTCCCAATAAGACTTTTACGTTGCCACAAATTGCAGGTTGTAGAGTTTTTATTGCGAAAGGACAACAGTTGTATTTCTACTTTTTTGGTGCAAGCGGCGCTCCGTCAGGATATACGTCACCAAATCCGTTGAATGCTACAGATCCAAATCAGGGAATTTTGTATGAAATCATCGAATTGACGAATAATCAATACGGTTTCTTCGGAAATCCATCGAGAGTTGATTCGTATAAATATCCAATGGGATTAGAGTTATTTGGTGCCAATGGATATCAAAAACGTGTTGGTGAATTGAAGAAACACGCAGATATTGTTGCGGCTTTTAAAGCCAATGTTCCAGCTGAATTTCAAGGTTGTGTTAATGACGCAACGGGAGAAATTACGGCGCCTTCTAAAACGCCAGCTTTCGCCGATGGAACTGGAGGAACAAGCGTTGGACCACAAGCTAATTATTTGAAGTCTTATATTGATGCCATTTGGAATAAATACAAAAATGAAGATTTAATATTTTATGCCGGAGATGCCGGAGTTTTCAAAGGCCGAGTTAATGGTGAACAATTAGAAATGGTTGGGCAATCAGGAGGTTTTGTTGGTCGTACAGGACGTGTTCAAAACAGACCATCGACTCAGGAAGCACTGGAAGGAAAAGGAGTTTTGGACAGAAGATTGGTCGACGGAGATCTTGATCTTGTGATTCAGGCGCAATTAACCGCTGCCATAAACAGACATGTTGTAAATACGACAACGCCAAATCCGGGTCAGCAAAATTGGTACGATGCATCGAAATTTTATCAGGTGAATCCAACGAATCATTATTCTAAATTTTGGCATTTACCGGGAATAAGTGTTGACAATCTGGCTTATGGATTTGCTTATGATGATGTGGCTGATCAATCGCCATCGCTTCATTCGCCACAGCCAACTAAAGTTATTGCCAGTTTTGGAGGATATGCGGGAACGGTGCCTTCTGTGCCGGCTACAACTGATGTAATTACGGTTTATAAAGATTGTAATTATACAGGATTCTCAGGCGGATTAACAATTGGAGATTATAACTTGGCTCGTTTGAATACTTTAGGAGTTTTAAACGATGATATTTCGTCTCTAAAAATTACACAGGGATTTCAGGCGATTTTGTATCAGGATGATAATTTTACCGGAGCTTCAACTGTAATTAATTCTGATAATGCTTGTTTGAATACAACTTGGAATGATAAAGTAACTTCGATCAGAATTTTGGCAAACGGAACAACTACGCTAGGAAATCAAACTTTCTTTTTGCAAAACAGAAACAGTAATTTATACATGGATGTTTGGGGCGCGAGTTTGACTAATGGCGCTGCCATTAATCAAGGTGCTTTAAACTCAGGAAACAATCAAAAATTTACATTAACACATTTAGGCGATGGTTTGTATAAAATTATTGCAAATCACAGCGGACAATCTCTTGATGTAAACAATTTCAATAAAGCAAATGGAGCACATGTAGAGCAATATCCATACAATGCAACAACGAATCAGCAATTTGTATTGGTTTCTACAGGAGATGGATTTTATAAAATTGTAGCCAGACATAGTGGTAGAATTGTTGAAGTTGCAGGAGCAAGTACGGCTTCGGGCGCAGTTGTTCAGCAATGGGATAATAACAATCAAACTTGCGGACAATGGAAATTGGTTCCGGCAACAAGTTCTCAAACATCAGTTTTAATTCAAGCCGAAGATTACTCAGCAATGAGCGGAATTCAGGTTGAAGCAACAACAGATACAGGCGGAGGTTCAAATGTTGGTTATACCGAAACTGGAGATTGGTTGGCTTACAATAGTATTAATTTCCCAACGACAGGATCTTATTTAATCGAATATCGTGTTGCAAGTGCTGTAGCGGGAGGTAGATTATCATCGGATTTAAACGGAGGAACAATTGTATTAGGCAGTGTTGATATTCCGAATACTGGAGGATGGCAAAACTGGCAAACGGTTTCGCAAACTGTAAATGTGAATGCAGGAACATACAATTTTGGAATCTACATTCAAAATACGGGAATGAATATCAACTGGATTAAAATTACAAAAACAGGTTCAAGTGCAAAAGTGGCTTCGGCTGCAATTGAAGAAGAAACAGTTGAAACGGATTTAAATGTATATCCAAGTCCGGTAGAAAATACACTTTTTGTATCCACAAATGTTATTGGAGGAAACTTCAGTATTGTAGATTCTCAAACTGGAAATATTGTTTCAAAACAGAAATTATCAAATAATAGTATAGATGTTTCACATTTAAGAAGAGGCGTTTATCTGGTAGTTTTTGAAAAAGACGGTACAAAAACGATTAAGCGTTTTATTAAAAAATAG
- a CDS encoding family 16 glycosylhydrolase, whose translation MTLIMLSPFLKLQAQCNTLIWSDEFNGTTVDATKWQSITGNGCPSLCGFGNGEAQRYDPNQATIVKEGTDSYLNIQAKYEPNAAFPAQPYSSAKLTTEGKYSIKYGRIEARMKLSNGMGAWPAFWMLPAGTSNWPFTGEIDIMEAKHRNPKSIDGTIHYDGGGYHFTGRSYNSPTDLSTEFHVYAVEWGPNIIKWFIDGNLFHTATPNTTVNGGWPFNDQQFYIILNLAVGSAGTPYTSVNGAGVEPIPADFPAKLQVDYVRVYSGSFTYGVLGDAKVYNNETGKTYSINTIAGATYNWTVPAGATITSGQGTNAITVNWGTSGGDVSVATTVSGCAANTYKLAVTTEVPLPVERIYEDFQTNRNIVYGLKTGVLTEAVANPSATGINTSASVGKYVRNASELYDVLNIKNVVISNANDYVYGRKKISFDIYTSAPVGTKISMQLENSLVTTATNFPSGRHSGYKATTTVQNKWETIEFEFEKVIDPNTSALTINNVVFLFESNSNSGATYYFDNLLTKAAPEKPIIATDVLQNYDGINKIIKGTTTGTYSVVANPGTNSVNNSANVAKYVRNVTEQYDVLFFNTQSTIEDAGLLKNQTNKIMIDVYTSAPIGTVVSLNLENSATSLPANYPTGRNSNYVAITTKQNQWETLTFYYNSSPDAGTSNLAVNQMVILANSGSYTNDTYYFDNIRIGSTKLPDTYTPGVVYEDYQTVHNITFRDAIGTYTPNTANPNASGINTSTNVGKYVRKSTELYDNFSFNTTLNNIGEFKSGTKKFAMDVYTSAPVGSIISWQAESSASIPSNYPTGRHSIYQAVVKQTNTWHTLVFTYASSPDASTLDSEVNRFVFLLEPGTSSGNTYYFDNIRAVNLVGTENPPATLPAPWVSTDLGAVTPAGEATHASGTFTIKGSGNDIWDTGDQFQFVNQPITGDAEIIAKVNSLTNTNTYAKAGVMFRETLTATSKHAMTDVSAAAGLEFLTRDAVSGITTATVAAGTAPKWIRVTRAGNVFTSYTSDNGTTWTQLGAPKTIAMANTIYAGMAVTSHANGTLTTGVFSDVIVRNITPPTNNVNLALAKTATASTEENATFSSAKATDGDAGTRWASSFANASEWIYVDLGSNYNINRVVLKWEAAFATQYKVQISTDNVFTENETVNTQTASDGGTDDLTVSGTGRYIRVLCTTKALAPYGYSLFEIEAYGSASTARKASVITEETAVENTTFAIYPNPASSYVQLLLPEKLDNKVVTIYDDAGTLVSQNKFDANTTEGVIDISRLRRGIYILNFKSDQKSWTKKLIKQ comes from the coding sequence ATGACACTTATTATGTTGTCTCCTTTTCTAAAACTTCAGGCCCAATGCAACACTTTAATTTGGTCTGATGAATTTAATGGCACAACTGTAGATGCAACAAAATGGCAAAGCATTACAGGAAACGGTTGTCCTTCTCTTTGTGGCTTCGGAAACGGCGAAGCACAGCGTTATGATCCTAATCAGGCAACAATTGTCAAGGAAGGAACGGATAGTTATTTGAATATTCAGGCTAAATACGAACCAAATGCAGCATTTCCGGCGCAACCGTATTCTTCGGCAAAATTAACTACTGAAGGAAAATATTCGATTAAGTACGGAAGAATCGAAGCTCGTATGAAATTGTCTAACGGAATGGGCGCTTGGCCTGCATTCTGGATGTTACCGGCAGGAACGTCAAATTGGCCTTTTACAGGTGAAATTGATATCATGGAAGCCAAACACAGAAATCCAAAATCCATTGATGGAACGATTCATTATGATGGCGGCGGTTATCATTTTACAGGAAGAAGTTACAATTCTCCAACTGATTTGTCTACAGAATTTCACGTTTATGCTGTGGAATGGGGACCAAATATCATAAAATGGTTTATTGATGGAAATTTATTTCACACTGCGACACCAAATACGACTGTAAATGGCGGATGGCCTTTTAACGATCAACAGTTTTATATTATTTTAAATCTGGCTGTTGGTAGCGCAGGAACGCCTTATACAAGTGTAAATGGCGCTGGTGTTGAACCAATTCCAGCTGATTTTCCGGCAAAACTGCAAGTAGATTATGTTCGCGTTTATAGCGGAAGTTTTACTTATGGAGTTTTGGGCGATGCAAAAGTATATAACAATGAAACGGGTAAAACCTATTCTATAAATACCATTGCTGGTGCAACTTACAACTGGACAGTTCCTGCGGGAGCAACGATTACCTCAGGACAAGGTACAAATGCGATTACTGTAAACTGGGGAACATCTGGGGGAGATGTTTCGGTAGCGACTACAGTTTCGGGATGTGCTGCAAATACTTATAAACTGGCTGTAACTACAGAAGTTCCTTTGCCGGTAGAAAGAATTTACGAAGATTTTCAAACGAATCGAAATATAGTTTACGGACTTAAAACTGGAGTTTTGACAGAAGCTGTTGCAAATCCGTCGGCTACGGGAATCAATACTTCGGCTTCGGTGGGGAAATATGTTCGTAATGCTTCTGAATTATATGATGTTCTGAATATCAAAAATGTAGTCATCAGTAATGCTAATGATTATGTTTATGGAAGAAAGAAAATCTCTTTTGATATTTATACTTCTGCGCCTGTTGGAACCAAAATTTCGATGCAATTAGAAAATAGTCTGGTTACGACGGCGACAAATTTTCCGTCAGGAAGACATAGCGGTTACAAAGCGACGACAACGGTTCAGAACAAATGGGAAACGATTGAATTTGAATTCGAAAAAGTAATCGATCCAAATACAAGCGCATTGACAATCAATAATGTGGTTTTTCTTTTTGAATCTAATTCGAATTCCGGAGCGACTTATTATTTTGATAATCTGCTGACAAAAGCTGCACCTGAAAAACCTATTATTGCGACAGATGTTTTACAAAACTACGACGGAATCAATAAAATTATCAAAGGAACTACAACCGGAACTTATTCTGTGGTTGCAAATCCTGGAACTAATTCGGTTAATAATTCTGCAAATGTGGCTAAGTATGTTCGTAATGTAACGGAACAATATGATGTGCTTTTCTTTAATACACAAAGTACGATTGAAGATGCCGGTTTATTGAAAAATCAGACGAATAAAATCATGATTGATGTTTATACTTCAGCGCCAATTGGTACGGTTGTAAGTCTGAATTTAGAAAACAGTGCAACATCACTTCCGGCAAATTATCCAACAGGAAGAAACAGTAATTATGTAGCAATCACAACGAAGCAAAATCAATGGGAAACGCTGACTTTCTACTACAATTCAAGTCCTGATGCGGGAACTTCAAATCTTGCGGTAAACCAAATGGTGATTTTGGCGAATTCAGGTTCTTATACAAACGACACGTATTATTTTGATAATATCAGAATTGGTTCTACTAAATTGCCGGATACTTATACGCCGGGAGTTGTGTACGAAGATTATCAAACGGTACATAATATTACTTTCAGAGACGCGATTGGAACTTATACGCCAAACACGGCAAATCCTAATGCAAGCGGAATCAATACGTCTACAAACGTTGGAAAATATGTTAGAAAATCGACTGAATTGTATGATAATTTTTCATTCAATACGACTTTAAACAATATTGGAGAATTCAAATCAGGCACTAAAAAGTTTGCAATGGATGTTTATACTTCGGCTCCGGTTGGATCTATAATTTCCTGGCAGGCAGAAAGTAGCGCTTCGATTCCGTCAAATTATCCAACGGGAAGGCACAGTATTTATCAGGCAGTTGTCAAACAAACGAATACTTGGCATACGCTGGTATTTACATACGCAAGTTCTCCGGATGCTTCGACTTTAGACAGCGAAGTAAATCGTTTTGTATTCTTGTTAGAACCGGGAACTAGCTCAGGAAACACGTATTATTTTGATAATATCAGAGCTGTAAATTTAGTTGGTACAGAAAATCCTCCGGCAACTTTGCCAGCTCCTTGGGTAAGTACAGATTTAGGTGCTGTTACTCCGGCAGGAGAAGCAACTCACGCTAGCGGAACTTTCACTATAAAAGGATCAGGAAATGATATTTGGGATACAGGCGATCAATTTCAGTTTGTGAACCAACCAATTACTGGTGATGCCGAAATTATTGCTAAAGTAAATTCACTTACAAATACCAATACTTACGCGAAAGCGGGCGTTATGTTCCGAGAAACTTTGACTGCGACTTCTAAACATGCGATGACAGATGTAAGCGCTGCAGCAGGTTTAGAATTTCTAACAAGAGATGCTGTTTCGGGAATTACAACTGCTACAGTAGCGGCAGGAACGGCTCCAAAATGGATTCGTGTTACAAGAGCAGGAAACGTGTTTACATCTTATACATCTGATAATGGAACTACGTGGACGCAACTTGGAGCGCCAAAAACAATTGCTATGGCAAATACCATTTATGCGGGAATGGCGGTAACTTCTCATGCAAACGGAACTTTGACAACGGGAGTTTTCAGCGATGTTATTGTTCGAAATATTACACCTCCAACTAACAATGTCAATTTAGCTTTAGCCAAAACTGCTACGGCTTCTACAGAAGAGAATGCGACTTTTTCTTCGGCGAAAGCCACAGATGGAGATGCAGGAACAAGATGGGCGAGTAGTTTTGCAAATGCAAGCGAATGGATTTATGTTGATTTAGGAAGCAATTACAACATTAATCGTGTGGTTTTGAAATGGGAAGCAGCTTTTGCAACTCAATATAAAGTGCAGATTTCTACTGATAATGTTTTCACCGAAAATGAAACTGTAAATACTCAAACGGCAAGTGACGGAGGAACAGATGATTTAACAGTAAGCGGAACTGGAAGATACATTAGAGTTTTATGTACCACAAAAGCTTTGGCTCCATACGGATATTCTTTATTCGAAATTGAAGCTTACGGATCTGCTTCTACAGCGAGAAAAGCTTCGGTTATTACTGAAGAAACTGCCGTAGAAAATACAACTTTTGCGATATATCCAAATCCGGCAAGTAGTTATGTTCAACTTTTATTACCTGAAAAATTAGACAATAAAGTCGTAACGATTTATGACGATGCAGGAACATTGGTATCTCAGAATAAATTTGATGCAAATACTACTGAAGGTGTAATTGATATTAGCAGACTTAGAAGAGGAATTTATATTCTGAACTTTAAATCTGACCAGAAAAGCTGGACTAAAAAACTGATTAAGCAATAA
- a CDS encoding triple tyrosine motif-containing protein → MTKIIIRILILYLYFVPIIGTAQIKKIGVPFITNYNPKTYKAASENWDLLQDSKGMMFFANHFGIMQFDGVRWNIVTQPENRSMVRSLAIDKNNRMYVGAQGDFGYAVQLSNGQYKYISLVKLASNSAKNFGDVLHTVIRNNEVIFFSNEEMFIYKNNKIKTIRPNSKFDEFFEVNKEIYVSDDVKGLLKLKNDGLVEIPNSTQFIGMKIRKIFEVKDGLLILTQKKGLFLYKNNQLKPFVTEADDLFKQYQISTGIQLSDGYLGIGTRQTGLIVIDRAGNLIQHINKQMGLQNDYVTNLKTDTAGNLWVTLKEGISMIQISSPLSRILDTSSAETKIYCSLIYQNKLYIATDNGVFWLDWEAYKSGKNENVRFQHISGMSENVWNIGIFGNSLLAFEKNGIFEIKGNSAQLLAKTDGAWQGALIPNHPDLLLVGGYNGLYLLKTINNSWVYQHKIKGFEESSRIIITEKNGNIWIAHGYKGIYKIKFNATFDAVSHIDFYNKEAGFPSSLFLNTFKINDQILFGTRKGVYKQDSNSKKMIPDALFKKYLGLKSHIRLLKADNQNNIWYISGENTGKMSQKSGGKFEVEELPFRKLRYLYVPGFENIQTTSNGDVFFGTQEGLIHYNAIKNKKYQSKYKAIISEVKCIFPKDSLLFSSRYDVLPTNTESANEKLSPVLSYSNNALHFSFASLCYDEADATQYEYWLEGFEPKWSDWSLQTEKEYTNLSENEYVFHVRAKNIYDVVSEEAVFRFEISPPWYRTSWAYILYLILFGVLIYAIIKYQKNLAEREREQLILNQEKELLRNRAELNEQKLALEQENMTIMRENLETTINLKNAKVASSTVNLIHLNEILLSIKELIGQIDKKNDPNVNFSLLTKINRIIDHELKGDQHWNEFEEIFNQLHDNFMQRLKTSFPELTPRDMRLCAYLRMNFNTKEIAPLLGISVRGVEDTRYRIRKKLQLSSEANITEFILNF, encoded by the coding sequence ATGACGAAAATTATAATTAGAATTTTAATTCTATACCTATACTTTGTACCCATAATTGGAACCGCTCAAATTAAGAAAATTGGAGTTCCTTTTATCACTAATTACAATCCGAAAACTTATAAAGCCGCTTCAGAAAATTGGGATCTTTTGCAAGATTCTAAAGGAATGATGTTTTTTGCCAATCATTTTGGAATCATGCAATTTGACGGCGTGCGATGGAATATTGTGACGCAACCCGAAAACAGAAGTATGGTTCGGTCGCTTGCCATTGATAAAAATAATCGAATGTATGTAGGTGCGCAGGGCGATTTTGGTTATGCGGTTCAGTTATCAAACGGACAATATAAATACATATCTTTAGTGAAATTAGCTTCTAATTCGGCTAAGAATTTTGGAGATGTTTTGCATACTGTTATTCGAAATAATGAAGTGATTTTTTTCTCTAATGAAGAAATGTTTATTTATAAGAATAATAAAATCAAGACAATACGCCCAAATTCAAAGTTTGATGAGTTTTTTGAAGTCAATAAAGAGATCTATGTTTCAGATGATGTAAAAGGATTATTAAAACTCAAAAATGACGGTTTGGTAGAAATTCCGAATAGCACTCAGTTTATCGGAATGAAGATTAGGAAAATTTTCGAAGTTAAAGATGGTTTGCTAATTCTGACACAGAAAAAAGGACTTTTTCTATATAAAAATAATCAGCTAAAACCATTTGTGACCGAAGCTGATGATTTGTTTAAGCAATATCAGATTTCGACCGGAATTCAACTTTCAGATGGATATTTAGGAATTGGAACGCGCCAAACCGGATTGATAGTCATTGATCGTGCGGGAAATTTAATTCAGCATATCAACAAGCAAATGGGATTGCAGAATGATTATGTAACGAATCTCAAGACAGATACAGCGGGCAATTTATGGGTGACTTTGAAAGAAGGAATTTCGATGATTCAGATTTCGTCACCATTATCACGAATATTGGATACTTCTAGTGCCGAAACCAAAATATATTGTAGTTTAATTTATCAAAACAAACTTTATATCGCTACAGACAATGGCGTTTTTTGGTTGGATTGGGAAGCTTATAAAAGTGGTAAAAATGAAAATGTACGTTTCCAGCATATTTCGGGAATGTCTGAAAATGTGTGGAATATTGGCATTTTTGGAAATTCACTTTTGGCTTTTGAAAAAAATGGAATTTTCGAAATAAAAGGAAATTCAGCGCAATTATTGGCTAAGACCGATGGAGCGTGGCAAGGCGCATTAATTCCGAATCATCCTGACTTATTGCTTGTTGGCGGTTATAATGGTTTGTATTTGCTAAAAACCATCAATAATTCGTGGGTTTATCAGCATAAAATAAAAGGTTTTGAAGAAAGCAGCAGAATTATTATAACCGAAAAAAATGGAAATATTTGGATTGCGCACGGCTATAAAGGTATCTACAAAATCAAGTTTAATGCAACATTTGATGCCGTTTCACATATCGATTTTTATAATAAGGAAGCGGGTTTTCCGTCGAGTTTGTTTTTGAATACTTTCAAAATAAACGATCAGATTTTGTTTGGAACAAGAAAAGGAGTTTACAAACAAGATTCTAATTCTAAGAAAATGATTCCTGACGCTCTTTTCAAAAAATACCTCGGATTGAAAAGCCATATTCGTTTGCTTAAAGCAGATAATCAAAATAATATCTGGTACATTTCCGGAGAGAATACTGGAAAAATGAGTCAGAAATCAGGAGGGAAGTTTGAGGTTGAAGAATTGCCTTTTAGAAAACTCAGATATTTGTATGTTCCTGGTTTCGAGAATATTCAAACAACTTCAAATGGCGATGTATTTTTTGGCACACAAGAAGGTTTGATTCATTATAATGCCATTAAAAACAAAAAGTATCAATCAAAATACAAAGCAATTATATCTGAGGTTAAATGTATTTTTCCTAAAGATAGTTTGTTGTTTTCGAGTAGATACGATGTGCTTCCAACCAATACGGAATCGGCAAACGAGAAGCTTTCTCCGGTTTTATCATATTCGAATAATGCGCTGCACTTTTCGTTTGCGTCACTTTGTTATGATGAAGCAGATGCTACACAATACGAATATTGGCTGGAAGGCTTTGAGCCAAAATGGTCGGATTGGAGCCTTCAAACGGAAAAAGAATACACGAATTTGTCTGAGAACGAATATGTTTTTCACGTAAGGGCAAAAAATATTTATGATGTTGTAAGCGAAGAAGCTGTCTTTAGATTTGAGATTTCGCCGCCTTGGTATCGCACAAGTTGGGCTTATATTTTGTATTTAATCCTTTTTGGAGTTTTGATTTATGCGATTATCAAGTATCAAAAAAATCTTGCCGAACGTGAACGTGAACAATTAATCCTGAATCAGGAAAAGGAATTGTTGCGAAATCGTGCTGAATTAAACGAGCAAAAATTGGCATTAGAACAAGAGAATATGACGATTATGAGAGAAAATCTCGAAACGACAATCAATCTTAAAAATGCAAAAGTTGCTTCGAGTACGGTGAATCTTATTCATTTGAATGAAATTTTGCTTTCGATAAAAGAACTCATCGGTCAAATTGATAAGAAGAATGATCCAAATGTAAATTTCAGTTTACTGACTAAAATCAACCGAATAATTGATCACGAATTAAAAGGAGATCAGCATTGGAACGAGTTTGAGGAGATTTTTAATCAGCTTCATGATAATTTCATGCAACGTTTAAAGACGAGTTTTCCGGAACTGACGCCACGAGATATGAGATTGTGTGCTTATTTGCGAATGAATTTCAATACTAAAGAAATTGCTCCGCTTTTGGGAATTTCTGTTAGAGGCGTTGAAGATACCAGATATCGTATTCGTAAGAAACTGCAGCTTTCATCTGAGGCAAATATCACGGAATTTATTTTGAATTTTTGA
- a CDS encoding HAD family phosphatase → MEVKCIIFDCDGVLVDTEKIGNGILLLMGAEHGFEMKLEDAYREFNGRNLKECFLHIENAIGKKLPDNFESEYRKRSFEAFKTQVKPMEGIVEFLNKLEIPYCVASSGPVDKIRLNLEVAGLLDKFENKIFSSYQINSWKPDPGIFLHAAKEMGFDVKDCIVIEDSKAGVISGIKGGFKVYGFANGYNNEDLEKEGAILFDSYEELWDLI, encoded by the coding sequence ATGGAAGTTAAGTGTATTATTTTTGATTGTGACGGAGTTCTTGTTGATACTGAAAAGATTGGTAACGGAATTTTACTTTTGATGGGTGCCGAACATGGTTTCGAAATGAAATTGGAAGATGCGTATCGGGAGTTTAACGGACGTAATTTGAAGGAATGTTTTTTACATATTGAAAATGCAATTGGTAAAAAACTTCCGGATAATTTTGAAAGTGAATATCGTAAAAGAAGTTTCGAAGCCTTCAAAACACAGGTTAAACCAATGGAAGGCATAGTTGAATTCTTAAATAAACTTGAAATCCCATATTGTGTGGCTTCCAGCGGTCCTGTTGATAAAATCAGATTGAATCTTGAAGTTGCAGGTTTACTCGATAAATTCGAAAATAAAATCTTTAGCTCTTATCAAATTAATAGTTGGAAACCCGATCCCGGAATTTTTCTGCATGCCGCAAAAGAAATGGGTTTTGACGTTAAAGATTGCATTGTAATAGAAGACAGTAAAGCCGGAGTAATATCAGGAATAAAAGGCGGTTTTAAAGTCTATGGTTTTGCAAATGGTTATAACAATGAAGATTTAGAGAAAGAAGGTGCAATACTTTTTGATAGTTACGAAGAGTTATGGGATTTGATTTAA